Part of the Candidatus Lernaella stagnicola genome is shown below.
GTCGAAGCGTCTTTCAGTTCGGCGAAGACTCGATGCGCGGCGCGACGCAACAGGAAATCATCGACACAACGTTGGCCGAGGGGCAATGGCAGGGGACGGTCGTTAATGTTGCCGCTGACGGTCGCGAATGCATCTTGGCATCGCGCACCCGGTTGATACTCGACGCCGACGGCCGCCCCATCGGCATGGTCGGCGCGAGCACGGACGTCACTGAGCAGCGGCGCACCGAACAGGAGCGCGTGGAGCTCCAAGAGAGGCTAATGCAGTCGCAAAAGATGGAAGCCCTCGGTCGTTTGGCCAGTGGCGTGGCGCACGACTTCAACAACCTGTTGACCGGAATCAACGGTTACGTGGAGATGATTCTGGCGGAGGCGCAGCCGAGCGAACCTGTGCGCGCCGACTTGGAAGAAATCCGGCAGGCGGGCGAACGCGCCGCGGCGCTCACGACGCAATTGCTGGCGTTTTCGCGCAAGCAGGTCGTCACGCCGACGGTGATCCGGCCCAACGAAGTTCTCGGTCGGCTGCAAAACATGTTGTACCGCATCATCGGCGAGGACGTCGTGCTGGAATTCAAACTGAGCGAGGATTTGGGCCACATCAAGGTGGACCCGACGCAACTCGATCAAATCATGGTCAACCTGGCCGCCAACGCCCGCGACGCCATGCCGGAGGGAGGCCGGTTAACCGCCACGACGCGCAACATCACGTTGTGCAATGAGAGCATGATCGTGGACGGTGAGCCCGTGATGGTGTCCGGCGACTACGTCTCGTTGGAAGTCGCCGATACCGGATGCGGCATGGACGAGGAAACCAAGCGCCATGTGTATGAACCCTTTTACTCGACGAAAGGCGGCACCAACGGCACGGGTCTGGGTTTGGCCACGGTGTACGGCATTGTGCGGCAAAACCACGGTTTCATTACCTGCGAGACGACGCCGGGCCGGGGTTCTACGTTCCGAATTTACTTCCCGCAAATCGCCGATGAAGCGAAAACACCGCTTGAGAGAACCTCGACCGAATCACCGCACGGCGACGAGACTATTTTGCTGGTGGAAGACGAGGATATGGTTCGGCATCTCGCACGACGAACGCTGGAAAGATACGGCTACCAAGTTGTGGTCGCGGCCGACGGCGAAAAAGCCTGTTGCCAAAGCCAAGAATTCGACGGAGAGATTCATCTTTTGGTCAGCGACATCATCATGCCGGGCATGAACGGTCATGAGCTATTAGAAACGCTGCGGAAAACGAGAGCCGGGCTCAAAGCGTTGCTCATTTCCGGCTACTCCGTGGATATCATCCGCCATCAGAGCCTATTGGAAGAAGGCCATCATTTTCTTCCGAAACCCTTCCGCCCCTTCGAATTGGCCAGAACGGTCCGGCAGATACTAGACGGCGGCGGCGGCGCCTAAGAAACACCGCCCACGATCGCACGGTGAGCGTCGGATGCCGGTTTACAGCCCGCTCACCTCGCCGGAGCGGCCCGACATCTCCACGTAGCCGCGGCCCGTGGTCGGCCGGCCCTGCAAGCGGCCGGTCACACGCATCGAACCTTCCCAATACGTGAGGCCGGAGAGGAACATGATCAATTCCTGATCCTCCAGCGTGGCGGTGACAGTCAAATCGGCGTCGTATTTGGGGATGCGTAAGCGCCACTTAGTAGGGTAGACCGTACCGGTGTGCGGGCTCGTCCAGTGCTGCAACTCCGTGATGACGAACTCATCGGCGCCCAAATGCTCGGCGCGGCCGTCGGCGAAGACAAAGGTGCCCGCGCTATCGGCATCGACGCTGCCGTCGCGACGCCGCAGCAAAAAGGCCATGACCTCGCGATCATCGTCGAGTTGCAGCGAAAACCAATCCCACCCGATGACGTGCTGGCTGAGCGGTTCAGAGAAGATTTCGTGATCCATCCACGCCTGGCCGCGCTTGACGTGTAGGCGCTCGCCGTGCGCCCGCAACTCGCCGGCGACTTCGTAGCGCGTCACGCTCATGTAATAGCTGCGCGCTGTGCTGTCACGCCCCTTGGTGCTTACGCCGTTGACTCCGTGCACAACCGGCGCTTTTTGCGGCGTAAGAATCAGATCGACGGCGAAACTGCCGTCGGGCATGGCGGCGTGCAGGCGCGTTGTGTCGCCGACGCCCAGCATCTGCCAGTCGCCGGCCCAAACCTTGAGCATATCCTCGCGGTCACCGCCCAGGCGCTCCGCGCCGACGCCGACGTTCTCGGCATAATGGAAAGCGCCGCCGGTTTCGTCGGTGATCGCGAAGTGCGCGAAGTAGATCGGATTCACGAACTTCCAAATCGGCATTCCGAAACGCACGAGGCTGTCGGTGCGATGGCGGAAAAAGACGACTTCAAAGCCGTACTCACCGCCGTCTTCGGTTTCGAGGTGGCCGGTGTGGTACCACCATTCGGTTCGGAAATCGCGATGCGCAAAGTGATCGCGCGGAAAGATGATCGCCCGCTCGGGGGTGACCGCCTCGTAGCGCACGGCCGGCGGTTGGCAGACCGTCAATACAAGTAGGCACGCGATCGCCAGACAAACGTGGCGCGCCGTCATTGCCGCACCGCGGGCCGCAAATCGCGCCGATCGGTCAGTTGGTGGACTTGATGCGTGTTGCCGCACAATTCCACGTAGCCATGCCCCGCAACGGGTTCGCCGTTTTTCGTGCCCCGCGTCACGACCAGCCCTTCCCAATAGATCACCCGCGTGGTCTTGCGGCTGTTGACTTCCTGGTTGTCCAGCGCCGGCCACACGTCGAATTCGAGGTTGAGTTTGGGAATCCGCGCGCGCCAATCCACCTGGTAGTCGCCAGCGCCATATTGCGATTTCCAACTGCGTCGCGGCTCGAGCACGATATCTTCCTTGCTTAGCGCTACCGTCGTGCCGTCGGCGCGTACGTAGGTGCCTTTGGACAGCGGGCCCCACGAGCCGTCGCGTTGTTTGAGCATGTAGAGCATCAGTTCGGTGTCATCGTCGAACTGCAGCGAAAACCAGTCCCACCCCAGTTGATCGGGCGCGAGTTGGTGGCTGCCGAATTCGTGGTCGCGCCATGCGGTGGCCCGCACCGGTTGCGAGACGCCGCCTATGGTCAACACGCCCTCTCCCACCAGTCGCGAGTGGGTGATGTAGTAGGTGCCGCGAGCGAAGTCCGGACCTTTTGATTTGAGGAAGAAGCCATCGCGGCCGTGGCGCACCGGAGCCTTGGCTTCGCGCAGCGCCAGCGCCAGGTCGAAGCGGCCTTGTTTGGCTTGGAGGTGATGAACGCCGTCGACTTCGCGGGCCGACCAATCGCGATTCCACACGAGGAAGGAATCGGTGCGGGCTCCGGCGTCGCCGCCTTCGGCGGTGCTCGGGGTGAGCCGTTCGGCGAAGTGCAGGCGTTGGCCGGCAATGTCGGTTAAGCAGAAGTGAGCCATGTGCCCGGGGTCGGCATACCAGCGCGTGGGGATCGTATAGAGGCTGTCGTCGGTGGTGCGCCGCACGAAAAAGACGAGTTGGAATCCGTACACGGCGCC
Proteins encoded:
- a CDS encoding response regulator, with translation MATDLEGRVSYVNDAVCRFFGRRPEQIVGRSVFQFGEDSMRGATQQEIIDTTLAEGQWQGTVVNVAADGRECILASRTRLILDADGRPIGMVGASTDVTEQRRTEQERVELQERLMQSQKMEALGRLASGVAHDFNNLLTGINGYVEMILAEAQPSEPVRADLEEIRQAGERAAALTTQLLAFSRKQVVTPTVIRPNEVLGRLQNMLYRIIGEDVVLEFKLSEDLGHIKVDPTQLDQIMVNLAANARDAMPEGGRLTATTRNITLCNESMIVDGEPVMVSGDYVSLEVADTGCGMDEETKRHVYEPFYSTKGGTNGTGLGLATVYGIVRQNHGFITCETTPGRGSTFRIYFPQIADEAKTPLERTSTESPHGDETILLVEDEDMVRHLARRTLERYGYQVVVAADGEKACCQSQEFDGEIHLLVSDIIMPGMNGHELLETLRKTRAGLKALLISGYSVDIIRHQSLLEEGHHFLPKPFRPFELARTVRQILDGGGGA
- a CDS encoding lipocalin-like domain-containing protein is translated as MTARHVCLAIACLLVLTVCQPPAVRYEAVTPERAIIFPRDHFAHRDFRTEWWYHTGHLETEDGGEYGFEVVFFRHRTDSLVRFGMPIWKFVNPIYFAHFAITDETGGAFHYAENVGVGAERLGGDREDMLKVWAGDWQMLGVGDTTRLHAAMPDGSFAVDLILTPQKAPVVHGVNGVSTKGRDSTARSYYMSVTRYEVAGELRAHGERLHVKRGQAWMDHEIFSEPLSQHVIGWDWFSLQLDDDREVMAFLLRRRDGSVDADSAGTFVFADGRAEHLGADEFVITELQHWTSPHTGTVYPTKWRLRIPKYDADLTVTATLEDQELIMFLSGLTYWEGSMRVTGRLQGRPTTGRGYVEMSGRSGEVSGL
- a CDS encoding lipocalin family protein → MRRLVIIAVAVLVLGAIGCQSAPVRYPTISPDARLAFPRDHFAHPEFRTEWWYYNGRLETNSGAVYGFQLVFFVRRTTDDSLYTIPTRWYADPGHMAHFCLTDIAGQRLHFAERLTPSTAEGGDAGARTDSFLVWNRDWSAREVDGVHHLQAKQGRFDLALALREAKAPVRHGRDGFFLKSKGPDFARGTYYITHSRLVGEGVLTIGGVSQPVRATAWRDHEFGSHQLAPDQLGWDWFSLQFDDDTELMLYMLKQRDGSWGPLSKGTYVRADGTTVALSKEDIVLEPRRSWKSQYGAGDYQVDWRARIPKLNLEFDVWPALDNQEVNSRKTTRVIYWEGLVVTRGTKNGEPVAGHGYVELCGNTHQVHQLTDRRDLRPAVRQ